From a region of the Nitrospira sp. genome:
- a CDS encoding protease modulator HflC: MTKQGLAITVLAAIVALFVLGASPIFVVDVIQTAIVVQLGKPVRNITEPGLYMKMPFVQEVTYFEKRLLDYDSNAQDVITQDKKTLLLDNFAKWRITDPLKVYQAFQSQRGALQRLHDIIYSELRVELGRHELLEIVSSTRAEIMRVVTERANEKASAYGIEIQDVRIKRADLPEQNEKAVFARMQAERERQAKQYRAEGAEEAQKIRSEAEKDREIILAQAYKESEELRGSGDAKAFRTYADAYRQDQKFFEFTRSMEAYKSAFKEGSTLVMSPDSEFFRYLKQR; encoded by the coding sequence ATGACGAAACAGGGATTGGCGATCACAGTCCTGGCCGCGATTGTCGCGTTGTTTGTGCTTGGCGCGTCTCCGATCTTCGTCGTGGACGTCATCCAGACGGCCATCGTCGTGCAACTCGGAAAACCCGTGCGCAATATCACCGAACCCGGACTCTACATGAAAATGCCGTTCGTCCAGGAGGTGACGTACTTCGAAAAACGACTGTTGGACTACGATTCGAATGCGCAGGATGTCATTACCCAGGACAAGAAGACCTTGTTGCTGGACAACTTCGCCAAATGGCGGATCACAGATCCGTTGAAGGTCTATCAGGCATTCCAAAGCCAGCGGGGCGCCCTCCAACGGTTGCACGATATCATCTATTCCGAGCTCCGCGTCGAACTGGGCCGCCACGAGTTGCTTGAAATCGTCTCGAGCACGAGGGCCGAGATCATGCGGGTGGTCACCGAACGCGCGAATGAAAAGGCCTCGGCGTACGGTATCGAGATCCAGGATGTGCGGATCAAGCGGGCCGATTTGCCCGAACAGAACGAAAAAGCGGTCTTCGCGCGTATGCAAGCGGAGCGAGAACGGCAGGCCAAACAGTATCGAGCGGAAGGAGCCGAGGAAGCCCAGAAAATCAGGTCAGAAGCCGAAAAAGACCGGGAAATTATCCTCGCCCAAGCCTATAAAGAATCTGAGGAACTCCGCGGCAGCGGTGATGCTAAAGCGTTTCGGACCTATGCCGATGCGTACAGACAGGACCAGAAGTTTTTCGAGTTTACCCGTTCCATGGAAGCCTACAAGTCCGCCTTCAAAGAAGGTTCCACCTTGGTGATGAGCCCGGATTCAGAATTCTTCCGCTACTTGAAACAACGCTGA
- a CDS encoding GNAT family N-acetyltransferase — protein sequence MTFQLALAEADDAEAIATMVGELLHEIMALVSDKSFDFDVAETVGRARSWMAEGLYTVLLARAEDKPVGVLALYESYALYTGGVYGTIPEFYVRSAYRSHGIGSALLAEAQRIGRQRGWTRLEVTTPPLPHFDRTLSFYQRNHFTLSGGRKLKLEL from the coding sequence ATGACATTTCAACTGGCGCTTGCAGAAGCTGATGACGCGGAGGCCATTGCGACGATGGTGGGGGAACTGTTGCATGAGATCATGGCCCTCGTGAGCGACAAGAGTTTTGATTTCGATGTTGCCGAGACTGTCGGTCGAGCACGCTCCTGGATGGCGGAGGGACTGTACACCGTGTTGCTCGCGCGGGCGGAAGACAAGCCGGTTGGAGTGCTTGCTCTCTATGAAAGTTATGCGCTGTACACCGGAGGTGTGTATGGAACGATCCCGGAATTCTATGTCCGGTCGGCGTACCGTTCGCATGGGATTGGATCAGCACTACTTGCCGAAGCTCAAAGAATTGGCCGGCAACGAGGATGGACACGTCTCGAAGTCACCACTCCTCCGTTACCGCACTTCGATCGGACGCTGAGCTTCTATCAACGGAACCACTTCACCCTCTCCGGTGGGCGCAAGTTGAAATTGGAGCTGTGA
- a CDS encoding M23 family metallopeptidase — MGQTNGPEGDAYTVVVFRGSTAKPLRFSFSKKLLRRLLVCVGLVVLADLLVVSHYVIRTGEVWELAAFRTEAMSAREQTAAFTSAIDDLKKRIGAMNEVNQRLRVMLGIEVPKSGDMVNGRGGEEVPLPEEGGIPRANGNNPMDPMPSSMERTEGTPEQSSASIEPSPNDVAAVAAVKEGLEWLSKAATAQERMLNELSQAAEQRSTRWASTPSIWPVRGWVTSGFGPRISPFTEKPAWHDGLDIGAAPNTPVRAPAQGRITSIGYDPKLGHMVRVDHGYGVETLYGHLAKALVKEGQRVDRGDVIALVGSSGLSTGPHLHYMVKLNGQALDPTKYILE; from the coding sequence ATGGGGCAAACAAACGGTCCAGAGGGCGATGCCTATACGGTCGTAGTTTTTCGAGGGTCCACTGCAAAACCCCTTCGCTTCAGCTTTTCAAAGAAGCTTCTCCGTAGGTTGCTTGTGTGTGTAGGGCTGGTCGTTCTTGCCGATCTCCTTGTGGTCTCTCACTACGTTATTAGAACGGGAGAAGTATGGGAACTGGCTGCCTTTCGTACTGAAGCAATGAGTGCACGAGAGCAGACTGCGGCATTCACGAGCGCCATTGACGATCTGAAGAAACGCATTGGGGCCATGAATGAGGTAAATCAAAGACTTCGGGTCATGCTCGGAATAGAGGTTCCTAAGTCAGGCGATATGGTCAATGGTCGAGGTGGTGAGGAAGTGCCGCTTCCTGAGGAAGGGGGTATACCCCGCGCCAACGGGAACAATCCCATGGACCCCATGCCAAGCTCTATGGAGCGTACGGAGGGAACTCCCGAGCAATCCTCTGCCAGCATCGAACCATCTCCAAATGACGTGGCGGCAGTGGCCGCGGTCAAGGAAGGCCTGGAATGGCTTTCGAAAGCCGCGACGGCGCAAGAGCGCATGTTGAACGAGTTATCGCAAGCTGCCGAGCAACGCTCAACTCGCTGGGCCTCGACACCTTCGATTTGGCCTGTGAGAGGGTGGGTAACGTCGGGGTTTGGTCCTCGAATTTCTCCGTTTACGGAAAAACCAGCCTGGCATGACGGATTGGATATCGGAGCCGCGCCAAACACTCCGGTCCGTGCTCCCGCTCAAGGAAGGATTACATCCATAGGGTACGATCCTAAGCTTGGGCACATGGTTCGTGTTGACCATGGCTACGGAGTTGAAACTCTTTATGGGCACCTGGCGAAGGCACTGGTGAAAGAAGGCCAGAGAGTCGATCGCGGCGACGTCATTGCGCTTGTCGGGAGCTCGGGCCTTTCCACGGGTCCTCACCTCCACTACATGGTGAAATTGAACGGACAGGCACTAGACCCCACCAAGTACATCCTAGAGTAA
- a CDS encoding divalent-cation tolerance protein CutA produces MDTETTNVVVVMVTTPSQDEAIKIADQLVKSHLAACASTIPTVRSIYWWEGKIVDDQEALLLIKTTSDKFTSLQETIQKMHSYKVPEIIALPVIKGFPPYLEWVQRETS; encoded by the coding sequence ATGGATACCGAAACGACCAATGTGGTAGTTGTTATGGTCACAACGCCAAGCCAAGATGAAGCGATCAAGATTGCCGATCAACTGGTCAAATCTCACCTCGCAGCCTGCGCATCAACGATTCCCACGGTTCGCTCAATATATTGGTGGGAGGGGAAAATCGTGGATGATCAGGAAGCGCTACTCCTGATCAAGACCACCTCGGATAAATTCACTTCCCTACAGGAGACAATCCAAAAGATGCATTCTTACAAAGTGCCGGAAATCATAGCCCTTCCGGTAATTAAAGGGTTTCCACCGTATCTTGAGTGGGTTCAACGTGAGACCTCCTAG
- a CDS encoding porin: MRVGAGQFSPVDQKIIGQRDRFCEHLYCLVIVCAVLATAPVSEAQDLSQQSKENPTSLDRPSNSADAGTANWHYGAYLDVSYIGNFNFPDNHLWRSRTTAFHHNEVSPNMGLAYVRKDAGESSRWGMELGFQGGRDSEEFAFLAGERRVDGADVLRHVHRGNVSYLAPVGRGMLITAGLFNSLMGYESLYAKDNANYTRSWIADNTPYMMFGVNAQYPVNENFTITAFVVNSYYHLAHPNDLPSYGGRWIWKATPRFTLIQTLYGGPDQRQTSLEFWRLYGNHILEWKGDDVTVAASFDVGTESIAGQPGSPRTFVMGGNVVVRWHVTGPWSVALRPEFYWDRNGRWTGAEQFVKAITSTVEYKFPYKWMNTIIRVEHRYDESTGVGGGFFKNGEIRPGVNELAPGQHLFLLGMLLSLDSP; this comes from the coding sequence ATGCGGGTAGGCGCTGGTCAGTTCTCTCCGGTTGATCAGAAGATAATCGGTCAACGAGACCGATTCTGCGAACATCTCTATTGCTTGGTGATCGTCTGTGCGGTACTCGCAACGGCGCCTGTCTCCGAGGCTCAGGACTTGAGCCAGCAGTCGAAGGAAAATCCCACGTCTCTGGATCGTCCGTCGAATTCCGCAGATGCCGGGACGGCCAACTGGCACTATGGCGCCTATCTCGATGTGAGTTACATCGGGAATTTCAATTTTCCCGACAACCACCTCTGGCGCAGTCGGACCACCGCATTCCACCATAACGAGGTTTCACCCAACATGGGGTTGGCGTATGTGCGAAAGGATGCGGGAGAGTCTTCGCGTTGGGGCATGGAGCTTGGCTTCCAAGGCGGTCGAGATTCGGAAGAGTTTGCATTCCTGGCTGGTGAAAGGCGAGTCGATGGGGCGGACGTGCTCAGACATGTGCACCGGGGGAATGTGTCGTACCTGGCTCCGGTCGGAAGGGGAATGCTGATCACCGCCGGCCTGTTCAACAGTTTGATGGGGTACGAGTCACTCTACGCAAAGGATAACGCCAACTACACGCGGTCATGGATCGCGGACAATACGCCGTACATGATGTTCGGTGTGAATGCTCAGTATCCGGTGAATGAGAATTTCACCATCACTGCTTTTGTCGTCAACAGTTATTATCATCTCGCGCACCCGAACGATCTCCCGAGCTACGGGGGGAGATGGATCTGGAAAGCCACGCCACGGTTCACGCTGATCCAAACACTTTACGGAGGACCGGATCAGAGGCAAACATCCTTGGAGTTCTGGCGTCTGTATGGAAATCACATTCTGGAATGGAAAGGTGACGATGTGACGGTGGCGGCGTCCTTTGATGTCGGAACAGAGAGCATCGCCGGTCAACCTGGCAGCCCACGAACCTTTGTCATGGGAGGCAACGTGGTGGTGAGATGGCATGTCACCGGTCCTTGGTCTGTGGCGCTGCGGCCTGAGTTTTACTGGGACCGGAATGGCCGGTGGACAGGAGCCGAGCAGTTCGTAAAGGCCATCACGTCTACCGTCGAGTACAAGTTCCCGTACAAATGGATGAATACGATCATACGAGTCGAACATCGTTACGATGAATCAACTGGAGTTGGAGGCGGGTTTTTCAAGAACGGCGAGATCCGTCCCGGTGTAAATGAACTTGCGCCAGGGCAACACCTGTTCTTACTGGGAATGCTTCTAAGCTTGGATTCACCGTGA
- the hflK gene encoding FtsH protease activity modulator HflK — protein MVWDPKDPWGKKADPLEEAFKQAQSQFKDLFPPGKLKSLLPSGGMWNLVLAALMILLVWQSVFIIAPDEEGVVKRFGVPVRAVEPGPHFKIPLVETVLQPKVAKLYRVEVGFRTNQQGRQQMVPQEALMLTGDMNILAIEFIVQYKIKEARDFLFNVADIHETIGKAAEASMREVVGKSKIDEALTTGKAVIQQDTLTLLQLILDQYRSGVQIAAVQLQDVGPPEAVAAAFKDVTNAKEDREKLINQAQGYRNDIIPRAKGEAAELVNRAKGFAQARLNRAQGETNRFLATLKEYNQAKDVISKRIYIETMEEILPNMEKIIIDGKGGERLLPYLPLDRHSRPASTAGVKSGSQPEIEESRPEPSPSLKSRGTRP, from the coding sequence ATGGTCTGGGACCCAAAAGATCCTTGGGGTAAAAAGGCTGATCCGCTTGAGGAAGCATTCAAGCAGGCCCAATCGCAATTCAAGGATCTGTTTCCTCCCGGCAAGTTGAAGAGCCTCCTACCCTCGGGCGGAATGTGGAACCTCGTCCTCGCCGCCTTGATGATTCTGCTGGTCTGGCAGAGTGTGTTCATCATCGCTCCCGACGAAGAAGGTGTCGTGAAACGGTTCGGTGTGCCGGTCCGCGCGGTTGAGCCCGGTCCTCACTTCAAGATTCCTCTCGTTGAAACCGTCCTCCAGCCGAAAGTCGCTAAACTCTATCGTGTGGAGGTCGGCTTCCGGACCAACCAGCAAGGCCGCCAGCAGATGGTGCCTCAGGAAGCCCTGATGCTCACCGGCGATATGAACATCCTCGCCATCGAGTTCATCGTCCAATATAAGATTAAGGAAGCTCGCGACTTCTTGTTCAATGTAGCGGATATCCATGAAACGATCGGCAAGGCGGCTGAAGCCTCGATGCGGGAAGTGGTCGGCAAGAGCAAGATCGATGAAGCCCTGACCACCGGGAAAGCGGTGATTCAGCAAGACACCTTGACGTTGCTCCAACTGATCCTCGATCAGTACCGCTCCGGCGTGCAGATTGCCGCCGTGCAACTTCAAGACGTCGGTCCTCCGGAAGCGGTCGCCGCCGCCTTCAAAGACGTGACGAACGCCAAAGAAGACCGTGAAAAGCTCATCAATCAAGCCCAAGGATACCGAAACGACATCATCCCGAGGGCGAAAGGTGAAGCCGCTGAACTGGTCAACCGAGCAAAGGGGTTTGCGCAGGCCCGACTCAATCGTGCCCAGGGAGAGACGAACCGTTTCCTCGCGACCTTGAAGGAGTACAACCAAGCGAAGGACGTGATCAGCAAACGGATCTATATCGAAACGATGGAAGAAATTCTGCCGAACATGGAGAAGATCATTATCGACGGAAAAGGCGGTGAGCGTTTGCTGCCGTATCTTCCCTTAGACCGTCACTCCAGACCTGCGTCCACGGCCGGCGTCAAGTCAGGTTCACAACCGGAGATTGAGGAGTCTCGGCCTGAGCCATCTCCTAGCTTAAAATCTCGGGGTACCAGACCATGA
- a CDS encoding M20/M25/M40 family metallo-hydrolase, whose amino-acid sequence MVNERQLRTFINESRPGFEDFLGQMVKVPSISMDSSRTSDMRRMADLAAQYLAGIGAKVQVVETGGYPLISGGWTTGAEHPTVTIYNHLDVQPAQEPEWKQAPFEFRNEHGMYHGRGATDDKGPALTALFGARYVIEQGLPINIRFLWELEEEIGSPHFAEGLKDGAAVPRPDSVVVSDTIWIAKGRPAVPYGLRGLLGARLVLRTGEKDAHSGVTGGAARNPLAELMEVANTCLDAKTGRVKIPGFYDEVVEPTKEEIRNFLKSGFQVSRFKEAYGFRSLRTKDPADIMRRIWASPTFEIHGLSGGYHGQGVKTVVPGHAELKVSMRLVPNQTPERVFALLKKHVARVNPSVKVEREGMLQPFKGDFAGPYVDCVKRAIKAGFGKDPAFVREGGSIGAVVTMQKAWKAPILFMGLSLPEHGYHAPNEYYDWGQASGGMKAFAHYFSELAKIRKG is encoded by the coding sequence ATGGTGAATGAGCGGCAGCTCCGGACGTTCATAAACGAATCGCGGCCGGGATTTGAGGATTTCTTGGGTCAGATGGTGAAGGTTCCGTCGATCAGTATGGACTCATCCCGAACCAGCGATATGCGGCGCATGGCCGATCTCGCGGCTCAGTATTTGGCGGGAATAGGCGCCAAGGTGCAAGTGGTAGAAACCGGTGGATATCCTCTCATCTCTGGTGGATGGACAACAGGGGCTGAGCATCCGACCGTCACGATCTACAACCATCTGGATGTGCAACCGGCGCAGGAGCCGGAATGGAAGCAAGCGCCGTTCGAGTTTAGGAATGAGCACGGCATGTACCATGGTCGAGGCGCCACCGATGATAAGGGGCCGGCTCTTACGGCGTTGTTCGGTGCTCGATATGTCATCGAGCAAGGGTTGCCGATCAACATCCGTTTTCTGTGGGAACTGGAAGAAGAGATCGGGAGTCCGCATTTTGCCGAGGGTCTTAAGGACGGCGCGGCCGTCCCAAGACCGGATTCCGTCGTCGTCTCGGATACCATCTGGATTGCCAAGGGACGGCCTGCGGTACCATACGGCTTGCGCGGTCTGCTCGGCGCGCGACTGGTCTTGCGCACCGGGGAGAAAGACGCACATTCGGGTGTGACCGGAGGCGCAGCTCGCAACCCCCTGGCTGAGTTGATGGAGGTCGCGAATACCTGCCTCGATGCCAAGACCGGAAGAGTGAAGATACCGGGATTTTATGACGAGGTCGTTGAACCTACGAAGGAGGAGATCAGGAATTTCCTCAAGTCCGGCTTTCAAGTAAGCCGTTTCAAGGAAGCCTACGGATTCAGATCTCTGCGCACGAAAGATCCCGCCGATATCATGCGAAGAATTTGGGCATCTCCGACCTTTGAGATTCATGGTCTCAGCGGGGGATACCATGGGCAAGGCGTTAAAACGGTTGTGCCTGGTCATGCCGAACTCAAGGTCAGTATGCGCCTGGTCCCAAACCAGACGCCCGAAAGGGTATTTGCCCTGCTGAAGAAGCATGTGGCTCGCGTGAATCCCAGCGTGAAAGTGGAACGAGAAGGCATGCTTCAGCCATTTAAGGGTGATTTTGCCGGGCCCTACGTGGATTGTGTGAAGCGCGCCATAAAAGCAGGGTTCGGTAAGGATCCGGCCTTTGTGCGAGAAGGAGGATCAATCGGCGCAGTGGTCACCATGCAGAAAGCCTGGAAGGCTCCGATCCTCTTCATGGGTTTGAGCTTGCCGGAACATGGGTATCACGCTCCCAACGAATATTATGATTGGGGGCAAGCCTCCGGCGGAATGAAGGCGTTCGCGCACTATTTCTCGGAATTAGCAAAGATAAGAAAAGGATAG
- a CDS encoding formate--tetrahydrofolate ligase, producing MTDLDIAQSVNPRPIVDIGSQLGIRPEELTLYGRDKAKVSLQVLDRLRSVPKGRYVLVTAINPTPLGEGKTTTSIGLAMGLSRLGHRTALTLRQPSLGPVFGVKGGGTGGGRAQVIPMEDINLHLTGDAHAVAASHNLLSAFLDNHLFHGNALSIDPQRVTWPRTLCISDRALREVLLGEESGRRLGQFVITEASEIMTALALAKDHRDLRGRLGRIVVGLTKSGAPVTAEELGCVGSMVVLLKDALKPNLVQTLEGTPAFVHTGPFGNIAHGNCSVISDAIALRCADFVVTEAGFGSDLGAEKFFNIKCRVSGFTPTVAVVVATLRALKLHGGGGVAKAGVALPASLTGPNQEALSKGISNLEQHVANVLAHGVPVVVAVNAFKSDPQDELDWVREQSLKMGAVDAAVSTHWADGGKGAEQLAAAVAKASEKPAHFRPLYELSWPIREKIETIATQMYGAAGVKFEPEAERQIDTAEALGFGGLPVCMAKTPLSLSHDPTLKGRPTGFTVPIRELRILAGAGFVTAVCSGIQLMPGLPKKPAGERISLDATSGNIVGLS from the coding sequence TTGACCGACCTCGACATCGCGCAGTCTGTCAATCCCCGCCCTATCGTCGATATCGGTTCCCAGCTCGGGATACGTCCCGAAGAGCTCACCCTGTATGGTCGCGACAAGGCAAAAGTCTCCCTGCAGGTATTGGATCGTCTCCGGTCAGTGCCGAAGGGACGGTATGTCCTTGTTACAGCGATTAATCCAACACCCTTAGGAGAAGGGAAGACGACGACCTCCATAGGCCTTGCCATGGGGCTCTCACGGCTAGGGCATAGGACGGCGCTGACCCTTCGGCAGCCCTCTCTCGGGCCCGTGTTTGGAGTGAAGGGCGGCGGTACCGGCGGAGGGCGCGCCCAAGTTATTCCGATGGAGGATATCAACCTTCACCTGACCGGGGATGCCCATGCAGTCGCCGCCAGCCATAATCTCCTCTCAGCGTTCCTCGACAATCATCTGTTTCACGGAAATGCACTCTCGATCGATCCTCAACGGGTCACATGGCCTCGGACTCTATGTATCAGTGATCGAGCTCTCAGGGAGGTCTTGCTGGGAGAGGAGTCAGGCAGGCGCCTGGGGCAGTTTGTCATTACCGAGGCATCAGAAATTATGACGGCGCTGGCCTTGGCAAAGGATCACCGAGACCTCCGTGGCCGACTTGGCCGAATTGTGGTGGGGCTTACGAAATCAGGTGCGCCAGTCACAGCCGAAGAGCTCGGTTGTGTGGGATCAATGGTTGTGCTGCTGAAGGACGCCCTAAAGCCGAACCTGGTCCAAACCCTCGAAGGGACTCCTGCATTCGTCCATACAGGCCCCTTCGGCAACATTGCGCACGGCAACTGCTCAGTCATATCCGATGCGATTGCTTTGAGATGTGCGGATTTCGTTGTGACAGAGGCGGGTTTCGGCAGCGATCTTGGGGCAGAGAAGTTTTTTAATATTAAGTGCCGGGTGTCGGGATTCACACCGACGGTGGCGGTGGTGGTGGCGACATTAAGGGCTTTGAAACTCCATGGCGGTGGAGGTGTTGCCAAGGCCGGCGTTGCGCTACCCGCAAGTTTGACGGGGCCGAATCAGGAAGCGTTATCGAAGGGAATCTCCAATCTCGAACAGCATGTCGCCAACGTACTGGCGCATGGAGTCCCGGTTGTTGTCGCGGTGAACGCCTTCAAGAGTGATCCCCAGGATGAGTTGGATTGGGTTCGAGAACAGTCGCTGAAGATGGGGGCTGTGGATGCGGCGGTATCAACCCACTGGGCTGACGGCGGGAAGGGGGCCGAACAGCTGGCAGCTGCGGTTGCCAAAGCATCCGAGAAGCCGGCCCATTTCAGACCTCTCTACGAATTATCCTGGCCGATCAGAGAAAAGATCGAAACCATTGCTACGCAGATGTATGGGGCAGCGGGGGTCAAGTTTGAGCCGGAGGCGGAGCGTCAGATTGACACCGCAGAAGCATTGGGATTCGGTGGTTTACCAGTCTGCATGGCCAAAACTCCGCTGTCGTTGTCACACGATCCCACATTAAAGGGGAGGCCGACCGGATTCACGGTTCCCATTCGGGAACTGCGTATTTTGGCCGGAGCGGGATTCGTGACTGCGGTTTGTTCGGGGATTCAATTGATGCCGGGATTGCCCAAGAAGCCGGCAGGTGAGCGGATCAGTCTTGACGCAACAAGCGGAAACATTGTGGGACTTTCGTGA